The Magnolia sinica isolate HGM2019 chromosome 9, MsV1, whole genome shotgun sequence genome contains a region encoding:
- the LOC131254864 gene encoding cell wall protein IFF6-like — protein MAIVVARRMFSLAFTAEVRHAGKDLSLNLGHLLGPTLGDGSGSTSGYGYGSGTGHGSDSGAGSSKGSGKGWSSDQDFGHGYGQGSGSGSGYDQGDHSNGSGSSSGTDYGSGSCAGSSIGSS, from the coding sequence ATGGCCATAGTTGTAGCCCGCCGTATGTTTTCACTTGCCTTCACTGCTGAAGTTCGCCATGCCGGAAAAGACTTGAGTTTGAACTTGGGTCATTTGCTCGGGCCTACTCTTGGTGATGGGAGTGGTTCAACATCTGGGTATGGGTATGGCTCTGGCACTGGCCATGGTTCTGATTCGGGTGCAGGATCCTCTAAAGGATCGGGTAAGGGTTGGAGCTCGGATCAAGACTTCGGCCACGGGTATGGGCAGGGATCCGGCTCAGGATCTGGTTATGATCAAGGTGATCATAGCAATGGGAGTGGCTCTAGCTCTGGCACTGATTATGGTTCTGGCTCTTGCGCAGGGTCCTCTATAGGGTCTAGCTAG
- the LOC131254865 gene encoding pentatricopeptide repeat-containing protein At5g43790-like: MQPHAANSLSSNQHLQTLLHSCNSLSHLNQIHAHLLKSSLHLNPSFAARLVSLYSSFKSISNARSVFDAVENNNIFLWNAMIKGYSMSHRTHKDALEMFGHMLSVYDSEEPCCLIPNEFTFPYLLKSCDFLEEARQVHAHVCKSFIHLGANVFICAALIDAYERCGSVKLDAQKLFDKMPQRDVVCWNTMICGYSKAGDFEMVLALFQRMLEDTSVVPSSTTVVNVLGACGETGAIVQGKWIHQFVRRRGNEMNIFVETALVTMYSKCGDVLAARQVFDCSPWRDLVLWSAMVGGYGINGCGREALELFHLMEKEGLKPDGVTFVSLLSACSHAGLIDEGLNMFHSMKRLYGVEPKMEHYACVVDLLGRAGQLGEALSLIKAMPMAPGASVWGALLGACRLHRDVRLGEKAANELFKIEGENGGNCMLLCNIYAEAGFLADALRLRRKMRKQRITKSPGCSCIEVGERVHCFKVGDRAHHQTVRIYETLEGLALQAFDEGFMFQPASSLSLE, translated from the coding sequence ATGCAACCCCATGCAGCGAACAGCCTTTCATCCAACCAACACTTACAGACTCTACTCCACTCATGCAACAGCCTCTCTCACCTCAATCAAATCCATGCCCACCTCCTCAAATCATCCCtacatctcaacccttcattcgcGGCCCGCCTCGTCTCTCTCTACTCCTCTTTCAAATCCATCTCCAACGCTCGCTCCGTCTTCGACGCCGTTGAAAACAATAACATCTTCCTATGGAATGCTATGATCAAGGGATATTCAATGTCCCACCGTACCCATAAAGACGCCCTTGAGATGTTCGGTCATATGCTTTCTGTATATGATAGTGAAGAACCTTGCTGTTTGATTCCCAACGAATTCACCTTCCCTTACCTGTTGAAATCCTGCGACTTTCTCGAAGAAGCTCGGCAGGTTCACGCCCATGTATGTAAGTCATTCATACATTTGGGTGCGAATGTTTTCATATGTGCTGCTTTGATCGATGCTTATGAGCGATGTGGTTCTGTAAAACTCGATGCACAGAAgttgttcgataaaatgcctcaaAGAGATGTGGTTTGTTGGAACACGATGATTTGCGGGTATTCGAAAGCGGGGGATTTTGAAATGGTCCTAGCTCTGTTTCAGCGAATGTTGGAGGATACTAGTGTTGTGCCATCATCTACGACGGTTGTGAATGTTCTGGGCGCGTGTGGGGAGACAGGGGCCATTGTGCAAGGGAAGTGGATCCATCAATTTGTGAGGAGGAGGGGGAATGAGATGAACATCTTCGTCGAGACTGCTCTCGTTACGATGTACTCGAAATGCGGGGATGTCTTGGCGGCACGTCAAGTGTTCGACTGCAGCCCATGGAGGGATTTGGTATTGTGGAGCGCAATGGTGGGCGGATATGGGATTAATGGGTGCGGCCGCGAGGCTCTAGAGCTCTTTCATCTGATGGAGAAGGAAGGTTTGAAACCTGATGGTGTGACATTCGTCTCGCTTCTCTCTGCGTGTAGTCATGCAGGCTTGATCGATGAGGGCCTCAATATGTTCCATTCGATGAAAAGATTATATGGGGTGGAACCGAAAATGGAGCACTATGCGTGTGTGGTGGATCTTTTGGGACGAGCAGGACAGCTTGGTGAAGCATTGAGCTTGATCAAGGCCATGCCCATGGCCCCAGGAGCGAGTGTCTGGGGTGCTCTGTTGGGTGCATGTAGATTGCACAGAGACGTTCGATTGGGAGAGAAGGCAGCGAATGAGCTGTTCAAGATCGAGGGTGAGAATGGTGGGAATTGCATGCTTTTGTGCAATATCTACGCTGAGGCTGGGTTTTTGGCTGATGCTTTGAGATTAAggaggaagatgaggaagcaGAGGATCACGAAGAGCCCTGGATGCAGTTGTATTGAGGTGGGGGAGAGGGTTCATTGCTTTAAGGTGGgggatagggcccaccatcaaacaGTTAGGATTTATGAGACACTAGAGGGCCTGGCTCTTCAGGCATTTGATGAAGGTTTTATGTTTCAGCCAGCTTCCTCACTCTCCTTGGAATGA